In the genome of Afipia felis ATCC 53690, the window TGAGAGGACGGAGCCATGATTGAGTAATATGGCGCGGGACCATCCGCATAGAGGAATGAAAAGCGGCGGCATACAATGCCTCCACCGCAAATCTTCTTTTCTGCATCCGCTATACGACGCATGATTTCAGCATCGACGGCTTCGAATTTGTCCCACGTATATGCGGTCTCGAATGTGAAGCTAATGATGCCCATCGCCGCACGGACATGCATAAGGTATGGGAGATAACGAAATTGATTACGCCAGCTTCCTTGCGCACCTGAGCGGCTGTTCTCAAGAGCCGCCCCGCCGGATCCCGCCTGATCTTTCACCGTGCCGCCGAAATCCCTGCATATCTCGAGGGATCTTTCGAGCCACGCATCGACCGGGTGATCCGCCGATTCGTAACCGATCAGCAGCATCGATTCGGAGCCATCCCCTGCGCCATAAAAGAAAGCGTCCTTTTCATCCAGATATCGACAATTAGCTGGATAGAGACCAGCCTGTGTGATCTGCCGAACGGCTTTCGCGCCCTGATAAAAAGTCTTGAACGAAACCGCCGCGTTGGCCCGGAATCTCACCCGCCCCTGCAAGCGCATCCACGCTTCGGTAATAATGCCAAGCGTTCCCTCTGAACCGATAAACGCCCGGTCTGGGTTAGGGCCGGCACCGGACGAGGGCAGCCGGCGGTTTTCAATCGTTCCCGTCGGCGTCACGACACGCAGACTTTCCACCATCTCGTCGATATGAGTGAGATGCGTTGCATAGTGACCAGATGAGCGTGTCGCGATCCAACCACCGAGCGAAGAAAATTCCCACGATTGCGGGATATGCCGCAGCGTGAAACCATGAGGCTTCAATTGCGTTTCGAGCGACGGCCCCAAGGTGCCGCTCTGAATACGAGCCGCACGTGAAATCGGATCGACTTCAAGCACACGATT includes:
- a CDS encoding FAD-binding oxidoreductase, which gives rise to MNAPMAVSKGPRRKFWSWGYEGQEIPESEVKSMHARVAQRLGMSDFTVLKDPTLDEIEIRAPRITPPASLTSFCTTAKWDRVAHSYGKSFRDLAMIYKRKYPNPPDIVAYPRDEKDISAVLDWCGENGYAAVTYGGGSSVVGGINPPDDSHYKGVVTIDLENFNRVLEVDPISRAARIQSGTLGPSLETQLKPHGFTLRHIPQSWEFSSLGGWIATRSSGHYATHLTHIDEMVESLRVVTPTGTIENRRLPSSGAGPNPDRAFIGSEGTLGIITEAWMRLQGRVRFRANAAVSFKTFYQGAKAVRQITQAGLYPANCRYLDEKDAFFYGAGDGSESMLLIGYESADHPVDAWLERSLEICRDFGGTVKDQAGSGGAALENSRSGAQGSWRNQFRYLPYLMHVRAAMGIISFTFETAYTWDKFEAVDAEIMRRIADAEKKICGGGIVCRRFSFLYADGPAPYYSIMAPSSHEKNIEHYAALNKVASDALIELGATITHHHAVGRSFRPWYDKEIDPGFVRMMKASKRELDPNWVLNPGVLFDRPAM